The sequence below is a genomic window from Candidatus Palauibacter scopulicola.
CCTCGATCTCAAGATCCGGGAGGGAGACGCGGAGAGGTTCCGCGTCGCCGGCGCGGCCGACCTCCTGGGCGGCACCCTGCGGGCGGAGGGCCCGGTCGGACCCGCGGGGCGAGTGCTCCTCAGCGGCCGGGCGCTGCACGGGCTCGGCTATCGGGTCATCACGAACGGGCGCGAGATGCCGTACGGGTACGGCGACCTCCTGGGTCGGCTGGACTATCGCCTGGGGCCTGGGAAGCTTACGGCCACCGGGTTCTGGAACCGCGAGTCCGTGCTGCTCGACATCGGTCGCCTGGAGGACGCCGGGGCGGTGGAGTCGGCCTACTGGGGCAACCTGGCGGGGTCGGCGAGCTATCGCGTTCCGCTGGGCAACGGGACGTTCACGTTGCGGGGCGCGCACGGGCGGTTCGGCACGGGCCTGCCGTTGCCGCGCGACAAGGAACTCGACTTCGAGGTCTCGTTCGCGGACGTCATTGCACGGACCGTACGCACCCGCACCGAGGCGCTGTTCGAGTCGGGAGGCCGCGAATTCCGCTGGGCCGCGGGCGGCGGCTTCGACTCGTACGAGACGGTCGTGGACCGGAGAACCGTACTCGGTGGCCGAACGGCGCACGACCTGACCCACGCGGTGCGGCGCGCGGACGTGGTGGCCGGCTGGGGCGAGGCCATCTGGGAAGTGGCCCCCGAAGTCGAGGTGAGGGGGGGATTCCGGACCAGCTATTTCGCCCCCTCCCGCCGCGCGAAGTTCGCGCCGCGGGGCACCGTCACCTGGCACCTTACGGAAGCGGCGGACCTCCGCGTCTCCGCCGGGAGGTTCTACCAGGTGGTGCGCGGACCCGAATCCATCCTCTCGGGAGACCTCACCGGACCCACCATCGGCGGCGTCCTACCCACGTTGGACCCCGACTACATCCCGCCGACGACGCCGGGGTCCAGTATCGCGGGCGCCTCCCATCTGGTGGTCGGATTCGAGAACGCGCTCGAGAACGGCGTCGACGTCGGCGTCGAAGCCTACCTCAAGTCCTTCGACGATCTCCCCGACGCAAACCAGCTCTACTCCTGGGGCGGGGATCTGTGGCTGCAGGCGAAGGAGGGTCCGATCCGAGGCTGGATCGGCTACTCGATCGCGTTCGTGTGGACGACCGATCCGGCCGAGGACACCCCGTTCGTGGGCCGGCAACTCCTCAGCGGCGGGCTCTCCTCGAACGTGCGCGAGTTCGACTTCGGGATCCGGCTCGCCTACGGGGCCGGCCTGTCCTTCGCGTCGGTGACCGGAGGAGGCGAGGAGAAGGGCGCGCCGAGCGGTGACGATCCCCTGCCGGTGCTCTCCGGGGCGCCGGAGGATTCGTATCTCCGGGTCGACGCCGAGATTTCCCGACGCTGGGTCGCGAGCATCGGCCGCTCGTCCGTCGTGATCGCCCCGTATGTGCGGGTGCTCAACGCGCTGGATCGCCGGGACGCGCTCTTCTACCAGACCACGTCGGACCAGCAACTCACGCGTCCCGCCCCGCTCGCTTCCCTCCCCGTGATCGCCATCTTCGGCGTGTCGTGGTCCTTCTGACGCTCCGACCGGGGGTGCGGGCGGGCGCGGCCCGGTCGCGATCGCAGTTGTCGCAGCCGTCGCAGACCGGAGCGCGTTCGCCGAAGTAGGCGGCGATGGCCGCCCGGCGGCAGGTGGGGGTTTCGATGTAGGCCTGCATGGCGGCTTGCCGTTCGGCGTGGGCGGCGGCCCGGTCGGAGCCGGGCGGCGGGCTGCCCGGCCGGGGACGCTCGCGCCGGCCGAACGGAAGGGCGCGGCGGCGTTTCCCGCGGATCGCGACCATCGCGCAGCGCGCCGGTTCGCCGTCACGGCCGGCGCGACCCGCTTCCTGGACGTACTCCTCCAGCGACCCCGGGGCGCCGAGATGCGCGACGAGGCGCACGTGCGGGTGGTCGATCCCCATGCCGAACGCGGTCGTGGCGCAAACCACGCGAATGCTCCCGTCCAGGAAGGCCCGCTGCGTCGCCTGGCGCCGCTCGATCGGCAGGCGCGCGTGGTACGGCGCGCTCGGCACGCCCATCCTCGAGAGCGCGATCGCAAGCTGCGCGCTGAGTCCCCGCGTGCGCGCGTAGACGACCGCCGATGCTCCCCCGCACGCCGCCACCTCGCGCCGCACGCGCCGGTAGGCCTCGCGCACATCCGGGGCGATCTCCACGGAGTAGCGCAGGTTCGGCCGGTTCGCGGGCACGAAGATGCGGATCGGCCCTTCCATCCCCAGGAACCGCTCGATTTCGCGCCGCGTTCGCCACGTCGCGGTCGCCGTGAGGGCCGTCAGCGGGGGGCGGCCCAGCCTCTCCCTCGCCCGCCCGATCCGCAGGTACGACGGACGGAAGTCGTGCCCCCACTGGGACACGCAGTGCGCCTCGTCGACCGCGATGCCCGCCACGCCCACTTCGCGCAGACGATCGCACACGGCCCGGTTCTCCAGGCGCTCGGGCGCCAGGTACAGGAGGTCGAGTTCGCCGAGCCGGGCGCGCTCCAGGGCCTCGTCCACCTCCTGCCGCGGGGTCGCGCTCGTCCAGCCGAGCACGCGCATGCCCCGGCGCTCGGCCCCGGCGACCTGATCCTCGATGAGCGAGATGAGCGGCGAGACGACGAGCGTGGCCCGCGGACGCAGCAGGGCGGGGATCTGGAAGCACACGGACTTGCCGAAGCCCGTCGGCAGCACCGCGAGCGTGTCCCGTCCGCTGAGCACCGCCTCCACCACGCGCGACTGGGCGGGACGGAAATCGTCGTAGCCGAACCGGTCCCTGAGGAGGTCGCGCGCATCGTCGAGGGTGGCCACGGGGCGCCCCGCGCCGGTGCTGTCGTCGGTCGTCACACCCCTCGATGCGCCGCGCGGTCAACGCGGGATCAACGCGGGATCCACCCCCGGGGCCGGGTCAGGCTCTCGTGCGCCCCAGGCGGAGGACGACGGCAGCGACGAGGAGGCCGCAGCCAACGCCGGCGACGAAGTCCTGCTCCGTGAACGCGCCGATGAACCACGTGGCGCCCCCGGCCAGGCCGAGTCCGACCTGCAGCCGGAGCCACCAGTCGCGGCCCGCCGTCGACGCCCCCGCCGGGTCGTTCACTCCGCTATTCGTCGATCGGGCGGGCGGCCGGGGTCTCGTCGCCCGCTTCCCCCCAGCCGAGGGTCGCGCCGGCGATCGCCCCCCACAGCACGTTGACCGCGAGGATGGAGAAGACGGCGAACACGCCCCGCCCCGCATAGAGCGCGAGCGCGGACACCAGCGGGAGGTCCCCTCTGGCGAAGTCGAGCGCGGGCTCGCCGAGGCCGAGCCGGATGACGACGTACAGGGTCGGCGCCAGCGCGAAGGTCGCGCCGCGGGCGGCGGGCGAGCCGGCGAGATAGGTGTAGAGCACGCCGAGCATGAGGCCCCAGACCGCGCCGCTGCCGAGGTGCGACAGGAACTCCGCCCCCGTCCATCCGGAGGTCAGTCCCATGCTCACCGCGCCGATGGAGCCGAACGTCGCCACGACCGTGCGCGCCACGGCGGAGACCGCGGCCCCGAGGAGGCCGCCGAGCAACCCGAGCCCGAGGCGGGCGCTGAGGTCGAGCGGGCCCTCGACCGCGGCGCCGTGCGCGCCGCCGCCCAGCAGCACGCCCGCCGCGGCGAGCGCCGCGATGAGCAGGAGGACGGCGAGG
It includes:
- a CDS encoding RecQ family ATP-dependent DNA helicase gives rise to the protein MTTDDSTGAGRPVATLDDARDLLRDRFGYDDFRPAQSRVVEAVLSGRDTLAVLPTGFGKSVCFQIPALLRPRATLVVSPLISLIEDQVAGAERRGMRVLGWTSATPRQEVDEALERARLGELDLLYLAPERLENRAVCDRLREVGVAGIAVDEAHCVSQWGHDFRPSYLRIGRARERLGRPPLTALTATATWRTRREIERFLGMEGPIRIFVPANRPNLRYSVEIAPDVREAYRRVRREVAACGGASAVVYARTRGLSAQLAIALSRMGVPSAPYHARLPIERRQATQRAFLDGSIRVVCATTAFGMGIDHPHVRLVAHLGAPGSLEEYVQEAGRAGRDGEPARCAMVAIRGKRRRALPFGRRERPRPGSPPPGSDRAAAHAERQAAMQAYIETPTCRRAAIAAYFGERAPVCDGCDNCDRDRAAPARTPGRSVRRTTTRRRWRSRGGKRAGRDA
- a CDS encoding TonB-dependent receptor, with the protein product MFGRVLRAESQTPIAAASVEVRFPAFSWFLVTDDDGFYRAEGLPAGPIHLVARALDRDPLAASILVPAGGDVPLDLALERRPVAMPSLFAHILARRLPAPGLTRDGFREEGETELRALDSSPGVAEAGLTLDETGIDPADPTSVLYVRGAASDLKLVLLDGAPVYAPFHLSGLLDAFPDGVLDEASLYIGGTPARYDGGLSYVLDLKIREGDAERFRVAGAADLLGGTLRAEGPVGPAGRVLLSGRALHGLGYRVITNGREMPYGYGDLLGRLDYRLGPGKLTATGFWNRESVLLDIGRLEDAGAVESAYWGNLAGSASYRVPLGNGTFTLRGAHGRFGTGLPLPRDKELDFEVSFADVIARTVRTRTEALFESGGREFRWAAGGGFDSYETVVDRRTVLGGRTAHDLTHAVRRADVVAGWGEAIWEVAPEVEVRGGFRTSYFAPSRRAKFAPRGTVTWHLTEAADLRVSAGRFYQVVRGPESILSGDLTGPTIGGVLPTLDPDYIPPTTPGSSIAGASHLVVGFENALENGVDVGVEAYLKSFDDLPDANQLYSWGGDLWLQAKEGPIRGWIGYSIAFVWTTDPAEDTPFVGRQLLSGGLSSNVREFDFGIRLAYGAGLSFASVTGGGEEKGAPSGDDPLPVLSGAPEDSYLRVDAEISRRWVASIGRSSVVIAPYVRVLNALDRRDALFYQTTSDQQLTRPAPLASLPVIAIFGVSWSF